The Athene noctua chromosome 25, bAthNoc1.hap1.1, whole genome shotgun sequence region GATTGCCAGCACAGCTACTTCTCAGCATGAAACATTCTTCAAATTCACTGAGTGTAAAACAACTAGCCAACTTCACACTACACATTTCAACAATACTTTCAGCAAACGTCccagctttgggaaaaaaaaaataaaataaaaaaaagggtaTCTGCAGCTATGGAATCAAATAAGTTTCATCTGtttgcaacaaaaaataatttacagagagctTCAGCATGACATAGCACAGACTGGACAGTCAATCCTTTTTAAATTAGGAACTGTTACACAATGTTTTACAGACATTTTAGCTGTAAGAGcatattctattaaaaaaaacaacagttgTGATGTCACCAAATAttgtaaatggaaataaaacacatGACATATTGTATAGAAAGGCTAAACATCTGTAACCACTTAGTTCACAGACAGAGCCGTGCTACAGCGTGGATGTGGTTAATTACCGTTTGATATACTACCCTTCAGCACGGAGGAGATGGTGATGAAGGATAAGACTTGCAGTCTGACCTGTGCCATTGTCCAAGTATAACTGACATTCTAGCTGGGTTTCAAGGGATCTTTCCTGCCACAGATGCTGAATATCTCACCACAGATGGCTTGCATAAAAGACAAATAGTTAGACTGAACAGGAAAATGCATAAAATAGGAAAAATGGAGAACAAGCAGCTCCCAAAAACCAGCCACTGTCCAAGATCTTAAGTAGAAATAAAACCCTTATAGCTGGgtaaagaaacaaataatttcagcCTCTATTAGTCTGGTCATTCAGAACACAGTTAGGTTGGTGAACAACTATTTTTTAATCATCTTTCTGTTGTTCATCAGTGCCCCGATTTCAGAGTCTAAGATTCTGTCTCTTAAAAGGGGAATGACTAAAGAAGTGCTCCAAGAACCATTTCTGAAATGATGTAACACACTGAGGAGACTCAAGACATTTGTCACACAGCTGCGGGCAGTTGACATGAGCACACATCGCCCCCTTGCGCTTTTGCTCTGAAAACActtgttttctgttcattttgtagGTAAGCTTTCTTTAGGACACTTGCAGCAGTGCAAATATCATAACCCTGTAagcccacaaacacaaccccagGAGAGTCCCTGCGGGAGCCAGGCTCATCGCCGCCTGAACGCACGCGATATCCTCCAAGCGTTGGGCTCCTCGTAGCGATTGTACAGGGGCTCCAGCctctgttgctttttctgcttgCTCAGCTTGGTTGGATCAGAAACCTTGAAGAAAGCTGGTGCAAATTCCACCAGCCAGCGAGGATCAATGGTCGTCACTTCACGCATATATTCCTTAGTGGTCAGCACCAGTTCATGATACACCACCCTGTGAAAAGGGACAGCAACTCTGGAACTGAGTTCTTCCAACAGAACAGACAAGGCAAGTGCTGGAGTGCCTAGGCTTGCCCCTTTTATCTCCGTTTCACTCTCCTGCAGCATAAGGCTCCTTGTAAGCTCCAAAAGAACCATCCAGAAGAGCCATCTTCTTGTTCCTCTCCTACTTCACTCTTCAGCACAGAACTACTTCATTCCATTTAAAGCAtttctctctccccccacccccccacttcTCCCTCCCCTGCTTCAGCACTCAGTGTTTTAAACTCACTTTCAcaatacagaaacacagaactgcAGGCTTCAGGACTGGCCTTGGCTCAAAAAGTAAACCTCATCTCTGCCACAGGCACTAATTTTAGCAGCAGAAAGAGCCAAAAGCAGACTTGAAACTTTTCTCACTCTTCTGACTGCTGAGAAGGCAGCCTATACTCTGATCTGTACTCCACAAATAGTGCACACCACAACCTTTTCAGTTAAAAAGTCTgaactgaaatagaaaatgaCATAATACTGCCTTCCTTACCACTCTGGCTGCCTGTTGAAGAGAGCACTGGATGGGTGGATATAGACCACTTGCTGATCAATGAGTGTCCGATAACCTTCCTGGGGATCCTTCTTTGCTGCATTTCGGAAGAAGCCACTGCAGATGGCCTTCTGGACGCGAACTGTTGCCTTCCCACAGGATACCACATCCAGCTTGTGCCTGacgagagagaaaaaaattaccagaTTTGGGTGCAGCTACCAACATCAGATTAGCAAATTTTCTTTATCTACTAAGTGTAAGAACACTAAGAAAACAAATTCACTACTCATCCTTCCTGACACGCTCACCTGTCCATAATGCCCAACATCTGCTTGCGGATGTCCTGTGCCCTGCGTAAGGATCTGGCCTGGATAAAGTTTTCATAGCACCAAGGATTTGAAAACTTGTTATTCTTCCAGGAATTGTACACAGCTAGCAGAGTGAGGTGGTCACCTTCTGTCTGATGGAACTTGGCTTTCTTTTGATCGGCAAGTGCTTGTTTATCCTAACACATAAAATATGTATCAATCAGATATCTACATCACAGAGACAAGCCTTGTGCATCATGAAGGACATGGGGTCCTTGTCACTCATACCACAACTTTTTAAGTCTACCAAGAAACAGATGATATAAAAACTGAGAAGACAACACAAAATTTTGCATGGCGAGAGACTAAGAACCAAGAGATGAGAATCTAAAAGTCACTGGGACTGCTCTCACTAAGCCAAAACCATGCCCGTATGGAAGCAAAGCCTAGACCCGTTCTTGCCAAGGAAAGACCTCACGTAAACTTCTCCTAAAGACTTGCATGGGTGTCAAGGACCTGAccagaaaagatgaagaaatttttttttttcccttgttttttatTCAATTTCAGTCCTCATTTTTGAAAGGAGACTTCATGGTAAATTGCTCACTTATACTGTAGGAAGCACAGGCACGCATTGAACTAGTTAGGTTTTTTATTCCTATAGAAGCAACCTCAATTACTCAACAAAAGTGCTGAAGCAGTAGCTTTGACTCTGCTGACCTACCCATCTCCCCCCACTTCTCCAATCTGCAGATAAAACACCATTAATCAAACACTGTGGCTACACAGACCAAAACTGGAAGTTAACAGACTGAACTGCAGCAGGCCATCACAATGAAGAAATAACGGGTTAAAGACGAATGTGCTGTGGAGGAATGCTACCACAGCAGAGTCTGATGCTTGCTGACTTAAAAGAAATCAGCAATGACAGGACTGCCATGAAGAAATACATTCTCTGTATCTAAAAATGACAAAGGCACTCTGAGCTCCAGAGATGTAACTGACTTGGTTTATGGTTATATGTGTTGACTGGGAAATACAGAAGAGAATGTGAGTTCTAACTTTCATCCTCCCATCTGCAAACAAACTACCAACATCCACACCTACAGGGTGTTTAACCAAAAGGTGCATCAGAAATGTAATGTATGAGCAAACAGTCTAACCAAGCTACAGGTTTATTTTGGCAAATATGCTCACTAACACCCGAGGCAGGCACACAAAAACCTCTCAAACCAGAACACTGCTGCTCCCTGGCTGCACTCCTTACCTTTGGCCTGTAGAAGACGTTCTGTACAGACAGCATGGAGACTATGGTCAACATTTCCTCACTGCATCCCAGATGTACAGACATGATCAACATCTTACACAACATAGGCTCCAAGGGGAATTCTGCCATCTGCAAGAAACCTGTTTCAGGGTACCCTGCAACATCTTGGAAAAAACTTGAGTACTCTCAGTGCAAAAGAGAGCAATGTCCTTTCTTCCAGGCTTCCTTTCCAAAGCAGTGTGCTTTGCCCAGAATAACTTTACTCAACATGAAGCAAATTATTTGTCTATACTCACTACTGCAAGAATATCCCAATACTTACAGGAAATGTTTAGACATTAACAAAAGTAACCTTATTAATAAGGAGAAATAATAGCTGCTccttaaaaagcagaagatactAACTATGGTAAGTGAAAAGCTACCAATAAAACatgagaataaaaggaaaaggaaaccaaCAGTGCTAGGAAAATCCTTATATGACTACTCTCCTGTCACCCCCTAAATATCTACAACCCAGGCAGTGCCAAGCAGCATTCTGTTTTGCCTACCCTGCGCCCAAGGCGAGTGAGCAGTCCCTCGTCATCCAGAGCTCCCAGGGTGTACAGCTGCTCCATGGCGGTTATCAGAGTCTCCATTGGGGGAGCATCCATAAAGTCAAAGGAGAGCAAATCATTGATGCCCATAGCCTGAAcagagggggtgggtggggaaaaCCCAAGTTAAAAACACTGAGAAGGAAGACACCAAACTCCTGCCAGAGATATGTATCCATCAAACAAGGAGGCACCACAGAGCGTTAAGCAGCCCTACTGCATGTCCTTACCCTGGTGGGAACCGCAGCCACGAACATGCGGCTGCATTTCTACATGTGGCCTTCACCCACTGTTCAGTCTTCAGGTCTGTTGCTCTGGCACATCTCCCTCGATGAAGATGATTCCATCAAGGGGACATACAGGATAAATGCTGGTTTTGAGGACTTCCTGCCTGGCAGATCAGTGTGGCTGACAGCTCCAACGGACACTAGCTGTGTCTCCACCCTTCCCCTTGTTCCCAGAGacagggaaaggcagcagcttCCCCAGCTGCTATGTACCGAGTTAGGCCCTGTCTGCAGACTCCCAGAGGGATGGTATACACTTTGAAGATGCATATGTTTGGAAATCAAAAACCACTCTAGAACAGTGTCTCATCTGTTAACAACACAAACATACCTTACATAGGAAACGCGTACTGCCCCTAAGATTCCTCTTTCTCAAATCTCCTGCAACTAACTGTTCTGTGCAGCTCAGACTTGTGGTTTTGGCGGATATTCGACATTAAAACCCTCAACAGAAAAACGCAGGAGCGAGCTCAGTGCCCAAGAACTGCATCTGATGCAGTCTCCCTTCCAAAATACTTCTGTTCACTAGAATGGTGTGAAATTGCAGAAGTACTTCATGAGGCCCATAAAGGCAGAGACTCATTTACTGAAATGCTTATGATCATCTTGGCTTGCCACAAACTGGTGAAATACCTACCTTCAGGGAAAGTACTGTACTGGCCAGATTTGTTCTCTGGATTTCAGGCACATTGGTGGTTAGCATTTCATCTCGATAAGCACGCTCTGTATATAACCTATAGCATTTTCCTGGTCCTGTTCTCCCAGCCCTTCCTGCTCGCTGCTTTGCTTGAGCCTAAAGGTAAGAAGGCATCTCAGAAACAGGTGCAAACAGGCACGGGTGAacacaagtaaaataaaattactaattattcacaattttatttgtattgatAGAAAGAGATTTCCAATACAACTCAGGAAAGTATGTATTCCTTAGGCACAGCCTCAAGGAGTCTCAGGATGTTATCGAAACTGCAGTTTTATCACTGCCTCACTTTGCTTCCATGGGCTTGGAGGCCACATCATCAAGATACACATtaccagcaggaaaaaaaaaaaaaagtcaaacataGAACACCTACCTGTGAAATCGGCGTAACAACCAGCTGGTCAATTCCTGTCTTGGAGTTATAAACTTTCTGCTTCACAAAGCCAGGATCCACTACATAATATATTCCATCAATAGTCAAAGATGTCTCAGCAATGTTAGTGGCGATGACAACCTGCAAACAACAGCTTGATTCAGTTCTGTGTCTGGTTGCTAAGGCAACCATGCTTCTCAACTGAAACAGTCCATTCTACATGATACGAGCAGTAAATAAACACAACCATCATTCACCACTGAAAGGAGAAATGTGTTCACAGAGAACAGAAGGCAGTGTTACCTACAGTTAAACATCGACAGCATTTAAGTATCGACGTTTGTTTTAGATTTGGCAATATGGGAAAAGAGCATGATAAAATCCATAAttaaaagcaagtgaaaaatcAGTGTAAGTTTGTAAGTAGACTGCACGGACTTCAAGGAGAATTGTTGCCTATTACTCAAACACAGTCTGTATTTAGAGAAGAATCTTCCACATAATTTATCTCTGGATATTCACTGTTTGGTAAGAAATTTACATCCATCCAATGGGAACTGCATTTAGATTTCACTAAAGTTAATATCCTTTAAAGGcagcattaaaaaacacacaaagaacaTTCCACACAGAGGTTTGCTACGCCAGGTGTTTTTCTATACATTTTCAAAGGCTTAGATAACATGTATAGGCATGTACACAACCAAAACCATGCTCTAAGCTGCACGTAAGCCACCTTTTCTTCATAACTACACAATTTTGTCTGAAGTTGTAACTAACAGAATCAGAAGTGCtggaaaaaacccagaagaatGAAAAGAAGTATGATTAGCAGTGTAATACAACCCCACTGCTAAAATGTATCAGCAGAAGATGAAGCCACACAGCTAAAATTACCTTTCTGCTTCCTGGTGGGGCTGGGTCAAAGATCCTGGTTTGCATTTCGCTGGGTAAAGCTGAATATACCGGTAGGATAATTAACTCTGGAACATCAGGCCCTAGAGATTTCATCCTCTCATAGAGGATTTCACAAGCAGTGTCAATCTCTTCCTGACCAGTTAGAAACACCAAAATGTCACCTACACAGGAAGCAAATTCAAACATCCAGAGAGTCAATACTGCTCAGTACAACTCCACATTGCCATCACTCACCTTTTCCATTTAAAGCAGAGAATCCCCAATTTTTGCTAGTCCCTGGGCACCAGCTCTTAGCCAGAAGCAACATACTTCAGTCTTTCATCCAActtttccatcattttatttACAAGCCATAGAGAGCAGCACTGAGAGCATTTTGCTCATAACCCTAGACAACTCCCCACTCACCTGGTGGCTCTGTTAAGTGGATCTGCATTACTGTAATCAGACTGGCATCCAAATAATCTGTCTCTGGCTCTTTTGTGTACAGAATTTCTACTGGGTATGTTCTGCCAGGAATTGTGAAGATCGGCGCTTCGTAGAAATACTGAGAAAATTTCACAGCATCCAGTGTTGCTGACGTCACTATCAACTTCATATCTTGCCGTTTCTGCACTgtctacagcagaagagaaagttCTCAAGTCATTTATTGCCTTTGGGACTATTAAGATATAGCACTTAAGTCAGAGAAACATGGCCAGTACTATCGTGTGTTTTAACATCTGAGCAGAAAGGCAGCTCATTCCAgtatgcagaatttaaaaaaaacttgaCTGCCAAGGTCACATTTCAAACCTTTCCTAGCAGCACCTATCACAGAAAGCCTATGtcagagaaggaggaacaaagcAAGGAACTCCTCTGCTTATCTGTCATTATGAGCATTCTGGACTGCCAATTCTCATTGTTTCTGCTGAACTTTGCCTGCTTTGTCTTCACACAGAGGCTCATCCTATGAAAATTTGGATTACAAAGCCTTTTGCTTCAGAAGAGACTGAGAGTGCACATGAATGAACTTGACTTGTGTGTCCCTGCCTTTCCCTGTGTTCTCCTACCCACATGTAGCACACAGAGGACACTgaagcaataaaaattaaatgctgcATTACCTTCTTCAGGAGTCCAAAGAGCACATCTGTATGTATGGTCCTCTCGTGGGCTTCATCCAGCATAATAATGGCATACTGGGTCAGATCAGGATCGATCAGGCACTCCCTCAGCAACATGCCATCTGTCATGTACTTGATAACAGTCTCGGGGCTTGTGCAGTCTTCAAATCGAATAGTGTAGCCAACCTAGAGGGAAGAGTTGCACAGGAACTGAAGATACAGAATAAACTTACTAGCACCATTAATTCCCAGTTTGATTATTCTGCAAGCTCATTTTACAGCTCGTAAGGGAACAGACACATGCACGCACAAGCAAACTAGCTCCAGTACTGATTTCTCCTACTTTTCTGCATACTTATTCTGGCACGTTGTTCACCATGGAAATTCACCTCTTGTCCCAAGCAGCAACCAAATTCCTCTGACACCCTCTTCGCAACAGACATTGCGGCCACTCTGCGGGGCTGAGTACACCCAATCTTTCCTCTTGACGTATACCCAGCCTCAGCCAGGTATTGGGTGATCTGAGTTGTTTTCCCAGATCCTGTCTCTCCGATAACAATAAGAATCTGGTTGTCATGCACAGCCTAGAAAAGATTGTAATAGATACAACTGCCAAAatttataaacacaaaacaaacaaaatcaacacAGTGACTAGACT contains the following coding sequences:
- the DHX8 gene encoding ATP-dependent RNA helicase DHX8, whose amino-acid sequence is MAELVAAEELAKLEYLSLVSKVCTELDNHLGINDKDLAEFVISLAEKNTTFDTFKAVLLKNGAEFTDSLISNLLRLIQTMRPPPKPSTSKETVVKPKSEKEKLKELFPALCRPDNPNIRNMLDEDDVKVAADALKELEALMPSADRQGRQRSSDHRAKKKRRSRSRSRDRKRRHRSRSRSHSRTRDRNRGKSRYRSRSRSQSPSRDRKDREKYVEKSSERWRDKHVDRPPPEEPSIGDIYNGKVTSIMQFGCFVQLEGLRKRWEGLVHISELRREGRVANVADVVSKGQRVKVKVLSFTGSKTSLSMKDVDQDTGEDLNPNRRRNLVGETNEETSMRNPDRPSHLSLVNAPEVEDDSLERKRLTRISDPEKWEIKQMIAANVLSKEEFPDFDEETGILPKVDDEEDEDLEIELVEEEPPFLRGHTKQSMDMSPIKIVKNPDGSLSQAAMMQSALAKERRELKQAQREAEMDSIPMGLNTHWVDPLPDVDGRQIAANMRGIGMMPNDIPEWKKHAFGGNKASYGKKTQLSIIEQRESLPIFRLKEQLIQAVHDNQILIVIGETGSGKTTQITQYLAEAGYTSRGKIGCTQPRRVAAMSVAKRVSEEFGCCLGQEVGYTIRFEDCTSPETVIKYMTDGMLLRECLIDPDLTQYAIIMLDEAHERTIHTDVLFGLLKKTVQKRQDMKLIVTSATLDAVKFSQYFYEAPIFTIPGRTYPVEILYTKEPETDYLDASLITVMQIHLTEPPGDILVFLTGQEEIDTACEILYERMKSLGPDVPELIILPVYSALPSEMQTRIFDPAPPGSRKVVIATNIAETSLTIDGIYYVVDPGFVKQKVYNSKTGIDQLVVTPISQAQAKQRAGRAGRTGPGKCYRLYTERAYRDEMLTTNVPEIQRTNLASTVLSLKAMGINDLLSFDFMDAPPMETLITAMEQLYTLGALDDEGLLTRLGRRMAEFPLEPMLCKMLIMSVHLGCSEEMLTIVSMLSVQNVFYRPKDKQALADQKKAKFHQTEGDHLTLLAVYNSWKNNKFSNPWCYENFIQARSLRRAQDIRKQMLGIMDRHKLDVVSCGKATVRVQKAICSGFFRNAAKKDPQEGYRTLIDQQVVYIHPSSALFNRQPEWVVYHELVLTTKEYMREVTTIDPRWLVEFAPAFFKVSDPTKLSKQKKQQRLEPLYNRYEEPNAWRISRAFRRR